The window TGGTCGCTCATAAGGCCGCCGATGAAGGCGATCTGCTTCCCGTTGGGCGACCAGCGGGGGACGGCGATCTGGAGGTTGTGGAGCGAGCCGGAGACTTTGGTGGTGTCGAGGATGGACTTGGGCTGGCCGCTGGCGAGATCTTCGGTGTAGAGCTGGGCTACCCACCAATTATTCTCGCCCGGAGGGTTTGCTGCTACGAAGGCAAGGCTTTTCGAGTCGGGGGACCAGTCGAATTCGTAGACGTGTAGGGTTGCAGGTGTTACCTGTGCGAAGTTGCCATTGGCAACCTGAACGACTCCCACGCGTTGAATCTCGACACCGTCTTCGCCGATGACGCCGGACCAAGGCTTCATGGCGGCGAGAGCTCCGGAACTGCGTGTGGCGTTCTCAACAAAGAGGAAGCCAATGGACTTTCCGTCATGGGACCACGCGAGAGAGTCGATGTTGCCTGTGAGATGGGTCAGCTGCTTTGATTCGCCTGTGCTCTTTGACCAGAGGAAGACTTGGTCCTGTCCCTTAGGGTCGGCTTTTGCTGTGCAGTCGGAGACGAATGCGAGGGATTCCCCATCTGGCGACCACTTCGGATCCGAACTGCTGCAGTCGGTTGCGCCCGATCCGGTGCTTACGATTTTTTCCTTAGCGGGATCTGGATTCGCTACGTCGGACAGATGAATTTCGGTGATTCCGTGAGACCGGACCGACCAGGCTACGGTCGCGCCATCAGGGGAGATGGCTACCGCAGTGGGGGTCTTCGTTTGGCCGAGTGTTTCGATGAGGGAGCCGATTCGCGGATCTTTCGGAGCGGAGACGGATGCATCGGCCGCGGCTCGCGCTGCGGAGGTGTATCCAAGTAGAAGGAGTGCGGTGAAGGCGATGAAATTAAAGGAGGGGGAACACTTGCGGAGATCTGCCAAAGCCATTCGAAAAGCCTAGCATGGGAGGGATGGCTTTTGTTATAGGCATGAGATTGCATCCTGGCTTGTGCAAGTGGTGATTTTTGATGGGAAAAGCGGCGAAAAAATTTGACGTTTTGCCGCCATATTGATATTGTAAAAAGGTTCCGCGAGTATCCGGACCGTGCCGTTGGGGAAGCTCGACGCACGGATGGGTGGAGAAAAACCCACGTGATCTTAGGTTCGCTTCCTGTCGCAAGACGGGTTGAGGATGATTGCGCTATACTGGATACAAGAGATTCACCGCAGGACATTCCCGGTCAGTGATTCGTTTTGATTCATCGGATCTGAATGTCGTTGGTCTGCGGCCTATCGCAATCGTGCCTGCGACACCCTCCACCCTGGATGGGCTATGCGGGCCGGGACAGCGAAACGGAGTCGGCTCATCCTTTGAAAGTTAAGGAAAGGCGCTCGGCCACCGTCGACTGTTTACGTCTGGTTTGTTGTACCGGTTTACAGACGCAGCAGGGAAGATCTTCGTCAGAGACGCTTCAGCGTTCTCACTTTTTTGCGTGTACGGGGCTTGTACCGCAGGAGGCGAAGCTTGAATCCTACCTGTGCGTCTCACATAAGTTTGGTTGTCATGTTTCGCGCGCATTAACAAGGAGTTCTAGTGCCTACGTTCCATCAGCTCGTCAAGCAGGGCCGCACGCCCACTCGTTATAAGACCGCCAGTCCCGCGCTTCAGGGTTCGCCCCAGCGTCGTGGCGTCTGCACCCGCGTTTACACTCAGACCCCCAAGAAGCCGAACTCGGCTCTTCGCAAGGTTGCGCGTGTTCGCCTCACCAACGGGATCGAAGTTACGACCTACATCCCGGGCATCGGCCACAACCTGCAGGAGCACTCGATTGTGCTGATCCGCGGCGGCCGTGTGAAGGATCTGCCGGGCGTTCGGTATCACGTGGTTCGCGGCACGCTCGACTCGGTCGGCGTAGCCAACCGCAAGCAAAGCCGCTCGAAGTACGGCGCGAAGCGTCCGAAGGCTGCTGCTGCGAAGTAGTTTGTCGTTTTGAGATCAACCCGGCTGGCTGAGTGAAATCGGCTAGCCGCACCAATCAGGTTCAGGGCTTGAGAGTTCTACGGTCCTGAAGGAAGACGAGAAGAGAAAGCAATGCCGAGAAAAGGTTACATCGCAAAGCGTGAAGTTGCTGCAGACCCGGTCTATAACTCCACCCTGGTCACGAAGTTTGTCAACTCGATGATGTGGGGCGGCAAGAAGTCGACCGCGCAGGGCATCTTCTACACCGCCATGACCAACCTTGAGCAGAAGGGTGGCGACGAAGCCCTCAAGCTGTTCAAGAAGGCGATCGAAAACTGCAAGCCGCTTCTCGAGGTTAAGAGCCGCCGTGTTGGTGGTGCGAACTACCAGGTGCCGATCGAAGTTCTGCCGGAGCGCCGCACCTCGCTCGCTATCCGCTGGCTTGTGACCTACGGCCGCGCACGTGGCGAGAAGGGCATGGTTGAGAAGCTCACCGCTGAGCTGCTTGATGCGGCAAACGGCCGTGGCGCCGCGATGAAGAAGAAGGAAGACGTTCACCGTATGGCCGAGGCCAACAAGGCTTTCGCGCACTACCGCTGGTAGTTAGTTCTCCAGTAGCGTCCTTGAGATTTTGGGTTCAACGCAGTTATTACCGCGAGCAGATGCTCGCAGATGAGAGATAGATCGTGGCACGCACTACACCTCTGAATCGTTGCCGGAACATCGGTATCATGGCGCACATCGACGCCGGCAAGACGACGACGACCGAGCGCATTCTCTTCTATACGGGCATCACGCACCGTATCGGAGAAGTGCATGAGGGAACTGCGACCATGGACTGGATGGAGCAGGAGCAGGAGCGCGGAATTACCATTACCTCCGCCGCGACGACCTGCACCTGGAAGAACATCCGCATCAACATCATCGACACGCCTGGCCACGTGGACTTTACGGCTGAGGTGGAGCGTTCGCTCCGGGTGCTCGACGGTGCAGTTGCCTGCTTCGACGCGGTTGCCGGCGTTCAGCCACAGTCTGAGACTGTGTGGCGTCAGGCTGACAAGTACAAGGTTCCCCGGATCTGCTTCATCAACAAGATGGACAAGGCCGGTGCTGATGCTGTCTACGCGACCTCGACGATCGTTGATCGTTTGGGCGCACGCGCAGTGCCGATCAATATTCAGATTGGTGCTGAGGCCAAGTTTCTTGGTGTCGTCGATCTCGTTACGATGAAGGCGATCTACTGGCACGACGAGACCATGGGTGCAGAGTACTCAGTAGAAGAGATTCCTGCTGACCTGCTCGACAAGGCCAAGGCTGCGCGTGCCTACCTGATTGAAGCTGTCTCCGACTCTGATGACGAGATCATGCATCTTTATCTCGAAGGTCAGGAGCCGACCGAGGCACAGCTCAAGGCTGGCATCCGTAAGGCGACCATCGCGATGAACATCTTCCCGGTGCTCTGCGGCTCGTCGTTCAAGAACAAGGGCGTGCAGACGCTGCTCGATGCGGTTGTCGACTATTTGCCCAGCCCGCTCGATATTCCTCCCATGATCGGACACAACCCCGACAACATGGAAGAAGAGGTTATCCGCAAGGCTGACGATAACGAGCCGTTCTCGGCGCTTGGGTTCAAGATCATGACCGACCCGTTCGTTGGTCAGTTGATCTTCATCCGCGTCTACTCGGGTCAGTTGAAGACCGGTGACTCGGTGCTGAATCCGCGTACCGGCAAGACGGAACGTATCGGCCGTCTGCTGAAGATGCACGCCAACAAGCGTGAAGAGATTACTGAGATTCTCGCAGGCGATATCTGCGCTGCAGTTGGTTTGAAGAATCTCGTTACCGGTGACACGATCACCACGGACAAGCATCCTGTAGTGCTTGAGTCGATCGACTTTCCTGCGCCTGTTATCGAGGTTGCTGTGGAGCCGAAGACGAAGGCCGATCAGGAAAAGATGGGTATGGCGCTCGCGAAGCTGGCGCAGGAAGATCCCACGTTCCGTGTTCGCACGGATATCGATTCTGGCCAGACGATCATCGCCGGTATGGGCGAGCTGCACCTTGAGATCATCGTCGACCGCATGATGCGTGAGTACAAGGTAGAGGCCAACGTTGGTAAGCCACAGGTGAACTACCGCGAGACGATCCGAACGAACGCCGAGGCAGAAGGCAAGTACATTCGTCAGACGGGTGGTTCGGGTAACTACGGTCACGCGAAGATCCGTATCTCTCCCAATGAGCCGGGTAAGGGCTACGAGTTCAGCAACGACACCAAGGGAGGAGCAATTCCCAAGGAGTACATCAAGCCGATCGACCAGGGTATTCAGGATGCGATGCAGCGCGGCGTTCTGGCTGGCTACGAGATGGTGGATGTCAAGGTTTCGCTGTACGACGGTAGCTATCACGACGTCGACTCGAACGAAATGGCATTCAAGATCGCCGGTTCGATGGCGTTCAAGGAAGCTGCACGCAAGGCAAAGCCTGTTCTGCTGGAGCCGGTGATGTCGGTTGAAGTGACTGTCCCTGAGGAGTACATGGGTACGATCATCGGCGATCTCAACAGCCGTCGCGGCCGTATCGAAGGTATGGAGATGGTCGGTGGCACGCAGGCAATCAAGGCAACCGTACCTCTGAGCACGATGTTTGGTTATGCCACGCACATGCGGTCGTCAACGCAGGGCCGCGCGAATTACTCGATGCAGTTCAAGCAATACGAAGAAGCGCCTCGCTCGGTCTCGGAAGAGATCATTGCCAAGGTGCAGGGCAAGGAAGCAAACGCAAAATAATCGCGAGGCCTTAGTCTTCGCACGAATTTAGAAGTCAACGAGATACAGGAACACGGAGAGAGTCATGGGCAAGGAAAAGTTTGACCGGTCAAAGCCGCACGTAAACATCGGGACGATCGGGCACATCGATCATGGCAAGACGACGCTGACGGCGGCGATCACGAAGGTGTTGTCCAAGCACAACCCGAACAACAAGTTCCGTTCGTTCGACACGATCGACAACGCTCCTGAGGAGCGCGAGCGCGGTATCACGATTGCGACCTCGCACGTGGAGTACGAGACCCCGAACCGTCACTATGCGCACGTCGACTGCCCCGGCCACGCGGACTACATCAAGAACATGATCACTGGAGCCGCGCAGATGGACGGCGCGATTCTCGTGGTTGCAGCGACCGACGGACCGATGCCCCAGACCAAGGAGCACGTTCTGTTGGCGCGTCAGGTTGGCGTTCCCTTCATCGTTGTTTTCTTGAACAAGTGCGATGCGGTTGAGGACGAAGAGCTGATCGAGCTGGTGGAGATGGAAGTTCGCGAGCTGTTGTCGAAGTACGACTACCCTGGCGACGACACCCCGATCATCCGTGGCTCTGCGTTGGGCGCGCTGAACGGCGAAGCCCAGTGGGAGGCCAAGATCGACGAGCTGATGGCAGCGGTGGACAAGTACATTCCGCAGCCTGAGCGTGCCGTGGACCTGCCGTTCCTGATGCCGATCGAAGATATCTTCTCGATCTCCGGCCGTGGAACCGTAGTCACTGGCCGTATCGAGCGCGGCAAGGTGAAGGTTGGCGAGGACTGCGAGATCGTCGGCTTCCGCGAGACCCGCAAGACGGTCTGCACCGGCGTTGAGATGTTCAAGAAGCAGCTGGACGAAGGTCTGGCTGGCGATAACGCTGGGCTTCTGCTGCGCGGTATCGCGAAGGAAGATGTGGAGCGCGGCATGGTGTTGGCCAAGCCTGGTTCGATCAAGCCCCACACCGACTTCAAGGGCGAGGTTTACGTGTTGTCGAAGGAAGAAGGCGGACGTCACACTCCGTTCTTCAACGGCTACCGTCCCCAGTTCTACTTCCGCACGACGGACGTGACGGGTTCGGCGAAGCTTCCTGCGGGCACCGAGATGTGCATGCCCGGCGACAACATCCAGCTGGAGATCACGCTGCACACGCCAGTCGCGATGGAGAAGGGTCTGCGCTTCGCCATCCGCGAAGGCGGCCGCACCGTCGGAGCAGGCACCATCAGCGAGATCATCAAGTAAAGAACGCACCCCACAGAGAAGTCTTCTAGTTGTTGCTGTATTGAAAATCGAGGGCTGCCGGTACGTGTAGAAGTTCATGGCCGGCAGTTACTCCAAACGATCTTTGAGTAGCGTGAAAGAGACCGAAAATGGCTGGACAGAGAATCAGAATTCGTTTGAAGGCATATGACTACCGCGTGCTGGATACATCGACCGGCGAGATTGTCGAGACGGCAAAGCGTACTGGCGCTCAGGTTGCGGGTCCCATTCCGCTGCCGACCATGAAGAACAAGTACTGCGTTCTTCGCTCGCCCCACGTCGATAAGAAGTCGCGCGAGGCCTTCGAGATTCGGACGCACAAGCGGCTGATCGACATCCTCGAGCCGACCCAGCAGACCGTGGACGCGCTTATGAAGCTAGATCTTCCCGCCGGCGTTGACGTAGAGATCAAGACGGTTCAGAAGTAGCAGTGTGAAGTATTAGCCCGGCAGTGCTGAGCCATATAGACAGCATGATGAGGAAAGGAAGCTCCAATGTCAGTAGTAGGTATTCTCGGAAAAAAAGTCGGCATGACACAGATCTTCGACGAGCGCGGCGATGTTCACCCTGTGACCGTCCTGAAGGCTGGCCCATGCGTGATCACTCAGCTGAAGACGCTCGCGAAGGACGGATACGAAGCCGCGCAGATCGGCTACGTCGACTTCGTCAAGGCCTCCAAGATCAATAAGGCGATGACCGGCCACTTTGCCAAGTTCAACGTCCCTCCGGTCAAGATGATCAAGGAAGTCGCCCTCGAAGCAGTCAAGACTGCTGAAGGTGACGAGGTAGTCACGGCCAAGGCTGGCGATCGCGTTCTGGTTGACATCTTCAATGAAGAGCGTTTCGTGGATGTCATCGGTACCTCCAAAGGTCGCGGTTTTGCTGGCGTTATTCGCCGCCACGGCTTCGGTGGCGGTCCCAAGTCTCACGGTCACATGTTCCAGGTTCAAGGTTCGATTGGAGCTTCCTCGTTCCCGTCCCGTGTATTTCCTGGCCAGCGCATGCCGGGGCATATGGGCCACGCACAGATCACGGTTCGCAACCTGCGCATTCGCGGTATCGATCTCGATGACAACCTTCTGCTTGTTGAGGGTGCTGTACCCGGTCCACGTGACGGCTTCGTGCTGATCTCCAAGGCAAAAGCTCCACCGCGTGAGCGTCGTGGATTTGCCGGTGCCGCAACGAAGGACGCCCTGAAGGCTTCCAAGAAGGCTGCCCCGTCCAAGAAAAAGTAAGTAGTCGACCACAAAGGCTTGCAGCATGAAGCCGCAAACAAAGTTATGGTTCGCCGCATCGATGGCGAGCGAAAAGAGAGAAGAACGATGGCAAACATCAACGTAGTAAATCTCGCTGGAGCCAAGGTCGGAGAGTTCGAACTCGTCGACGAGGTCTTCTCGGCAGAGATCAACGACGGCCTCCTCTGGGAGTCGGTCAAGCACTACCGTGCCGCTCTTCGGCAGGGAACTGCAGCCACCAAGAACCGCAATCAGGTCTCTGGTGCGGGTAAGAAGCTTTGGAAGCAGAAAGGAACCGGGCGTGCACGTGTCGGTTCGATTCGCACTCCGCTCTGGCGTGGTGGTGGTACGGTCCATGGACCGAAGCCGCGCAGCTACGAGTATGCCTTCCCGCAGAAGAAGCTGATGGGCGCTCTCCGCTCCGCGATCTCCGCGAAGATCAACGATGGCAAGTTCACCGTTGTCGACTCGTTCGAGATTCCTGAGGCGAAGACCAAGCTCTTCCGCACGGCGCTGAACAAGCTCGAAGCGGGCAAGACGACTCTCCTGGTTGAGAGCAGCCGCAAGCTCGACGAGAAGCTTTACCTCGGCTCGCGTAATCTGCAGGGTGTTGAACTGGTTCTCAGCTCCGAGGTTCATCCTTACGACCTGCTGCGCTACGAGCATGCCGTTTTCTCGAAGGATGCTATCGAGGCTCTTCAGGAGACTCTCAAGAAGTTTGTATCGAAGCGCAGCAAAGCCGCCGCGCAGAAGGAGGTTGCGTAAATGCCAACTCTCTATACCGTCATTCGCCGCCCCCTCATTACCGAGAAGGGCATGACCGTCAAGGAGACGCAGAACACTCTGGTGTTCGAAGTCGCACTGAAGGCCACCAAGACCGAAGTCAAGCAGGCTGTTGAAACACTCTTCAAGGTCAAAGTTACTGGTGTTCGCACCTCGACCGTTGAAGGCAAGGAGCGTCGCCGCGGCAAGTTCGCCGGCTTTCGTCCCGATTGGAAGAAGGCTTACGTTCGCCTGAAGGATGGCGAGAAGATGCCGGAGTACCTCAACAGTCTCTAAGCGCGAGTTTGTTTCGCAGCAACAGAATTCAGGACCGAAGCGCCGCTAAGCGATTAGCAGCGCGGGCAAGGGAATAAAGACGATGCCGATCAAATCATTTCGACCGATTACTCCATCACTCCGCTTCGCGACGAAGCTTGTCAACGATGACATCACGACAGACAAGCCTCATAAGCCGTTGCTCGGAGTCAAGCAGCGCACCGGCGGCCGCAACAATAACGGCGGCCTCACGATGCGTCACCACGGTGGCGGTCACAAGCAGAAGCTGCGCCTCATTGACTTCAAGCGCGACAAGTTTGGGATCCCCGGTACGGTCGCGACGGTTGAGTACGATCCCAACCGCAGCTCCCGCATCGCGCTGATCCACTACGCGGACGGCGAGAAGCGCTACATCATTCAGCCGATTGGTCTCACGGTCGGTCAGTCGATCATGAGCGGCCCCGAAGCCGATATCCTCGTCGGCAACGCGCTGCCGTTGAAGTTCATTCCGACCGGAACGATTGTGCATAACATCGAGCTTCGTCCAGGCAAAGGTGCACAGATGGCTCGTTCAGCGGGGGCCCAGGTCAACCTGATCGCCAAGGAAGGCGACTATGCTCTGCTGAAATTGCCTTCCGGCGAGACCCGCAGAGTTCTTGTCGAGTGCATGGCGACCATCGGTCAGGTTGGCAACACCGACCACGAGAACGTCACGATCGGTAAGGCTGGACGCAACCGCTGGAAGGGCATTCGTCCTTCGAACCGCGGTGTTTCGATGAACCCGGTCGATCACCCGCACGGTGGTGGTGAAGGTAAGACTTCGGGCGGTCGTCACCCGGTAACTCCGTGGGGTCAGCCTACCCGTGGATACAAGACCCGCAATAACAAGCGGACCGATGTGTTCATCGTGAAGCGTCGCACGAAGTAAGGACTAGCAGTTCCGCAGCAAAGGGCAACACCAAGTCTCGCAAGCAAGAGATTCGTCGTATCCAGCATCGCAACAAGAAAGTCGGAGCTTAGCAAAATGTCACGTTCAGCGAAAAAAGGTCCTTTCATCGACGATCACCTCATGAAGAAGATTGTGGGGATGAACCAGGTCAATGACAAGAAGGTACTGCGCACCTGGTCGCGCCGGTCCACGATTCACCCGGACTTCGTCGGTCACACCATTGCCGTGCACAACGGCCGTAAGTTCATTCCGGTTTACGTGACGGAGAACATGGTGGGCCACAAGCTCGGAGAGTTTTCGGCCACCCGCACCTTCAAGGGCCACTCCGCGCGCGCCGCTGAGACCTCCGCTAAGCCCAAATAAATCGGGCTGACGGTTGCAGTTAGGTAAGACCGCGAGCCCGCGGCAACGGATGTCGGGCAGCGAAGCAGAAGTTTTGAAGGACGAAGATTATGGCTAAGGCAGCAGAAAAAATCAGAGAGTTCCGCGCAGAAGCTAAGTTTCAGCGCACCAGCCCGCAGAAGGCGAAGCTTGTCCTGGATCTGATCAAGGGACTTCGCGTCGAGCAGGCGCTCAACACCGTTCACTTCAGCACCAAGCGCATGGCGCCCGTGGTAGAGAAGGTTCTGCGTTCGGCAATCCAGAACGCGACTTATGTCTCGCAGGAGCAGGGGCTCGATGTCGATGTCGACAACCTCTACGTCCGCACCGCAATTGCGAACGAAGGTCCGCGTATGAAGCGCATCCGCCCTGCCCCGATGGGCCGCGCGTTCCGCTACCAGCGCAGACTCGCACACATCATCGTGACGGTCGCTGAGAAGAAGTCGGCCACTGCGATCAGCGCAGCTGCTGATGCGACTCCGGCTCCGGCCAAGAAGAAGGGCACCAAGAAGACAGCTACCAAGACCGCGGCAAAGCCCGCAGTCAAGAAAGCAGCCGCCAAGAAACCCGCAGCGAAGAAGGCCGCGAAGTAAGCCGGTTTCTTGTAAACTTAAAGTTTTGCACTACCGCCCACCGGCTCAACCGGAGAGGGCACGGAGTAAAGGGAAGCTATGGGACAGAAAGTCCATCCGTATGGGTTGCGCCTCGGCATCAACAAGCCGTGGAAGTCACGCTGGTTCGTGGAACGCGGCTATGACAAGCTGCTGGTCGAAGACGTCAAGCTGAAGGCTGAGCTGCGCGAGAAGTTGAAGGCTGCCGGTGTCAGCTCGGTTGAAGTCGAGCGCCCAGGCAACAAGCTGCGCCTGATCATCCGCACTGCGCGTCCGGGCATCATCATCGGCCGCAAGGGCGCCGAGATCGACAAGCTCAAGGCCGATATCCAGAAGCGCACCAGCCGCGAGGTCTTCATCGACATTCTCGAAGTCAACAAGCCCGAGCTCGATGCTCAGCTGGTTGCCGAGAACATCGCGTTGCAGCTCGAGAAGCGCGTCAGCTTCCGCCGCGCGATGCGCAAGTCGGTTGACTCAGCGCTCCGCTTC is drawn from Edaphobacter lichenicola and contains these coding sequences:
- the rpsL gene encoding 30S ribosomal protein S12; protein product: MPTFHQLVKQGRTPTRYKTASPALQGSPQRRGVCTRVYTQTPKKPNSALRKVARVRLTNGIEVTTYIPGIGHNLQEHSIVLIRGGRVKDLPGVRYHVVRGTLDSVGVANRKQSRSKYGAKRPKAAAAK
- the rpsG gene encoding 30S ribosomal protein S7, whose translation is MPRKGYIAKREVAADPVYNSTLVTKFVNSMMWGGKKSTAQGIFYTAMTNLEQKGGDEALKLFKKAIENCKPLLEVKSRRVGGANYQVPIEVLPERRTSLAIRWLVTYGRARGEKGMVEKLTAELLDAANGRGAAMKKKEDVHRMAEANKAFAHYRW
- the fusA gene encoding elongation factor G — its product is MARTTPLNRCRNIGIMAHIDAGKTTTTERILFYTGITHRIGEVHEGTATMDWMEQEQERGITITSAATTCTWKNIRINIIDTPGHVDFTAEVERSLRVLDGAVACFDAVAGVQPQSETVWRQADKYKVPRICFINKMDKAGADAVYATSTIVDRLGARAVPINIQIGAEAKFLGVVDLVTMKAIYWHDETMGAEYSVEEIPADLLDKAKAARAYLIEAVSDSDDEIMHLYLEGQEPTEAQLKAGIRKATIAMNIFPVLCGSSFKNKGVQTLLDAVVDYLPSPLDIPPMIGHNPDNMEEEVIRKADDNEPFSALGFKIMTDPFVGQLIFIRVYSGQLKTGDSVLNPRTGKTERIGRLLKMHANKREEITEILAGDICAAVGLKNLVTGDTITTDKHPVVLESIDFPAPVIEVAVEPKTKADQEKMGMALAKLAQEDPTFRVRTDIDSGQTIIAGMGELHLEIIVDRMMREYKVEANVGKPQVNYRETIRTNAEAEGKYIRQTGGSGNYGHAKIRISPNEPGKGYEFSNDTKGGAIPKEYIKPIDQGIQDAMQRGVLAGYEMVDVKVSLYDGSYHDVDSNEMAFKIAGSMAFKEAARKAKPVLLEPVMSVEVTVPEEYMGTIIGDLNSRRGRIEGMEMVGGTQAIKATVPLSTMFGYATHMRSSTQGRANYSMQFKQYEEAPRSVSEEIIAKVQGKEANAK
- the tuf gene encoding elongation factor Tu, with translation MGKEKFDRSKPHVNIGTIGHIDHGKTTLTAAITKVLSKHNPNNKFRSFDTIDNAPEERERGITIATSHVEYETPNRHYAHVDCPGHADYIKNMITGAAQMDGAILVVAATDGPMPQTKEHVLLARQVGVPFIVVFLNKCDAVEDEELIELVEMEVRELLSKYDYPGDDTPIIRGSALGALNGEAQWEAKIDELMAAVDKYIPQPERAVDLPFLMPIEDIFSISGRGTVVTGRIERGKVKVGEDCEIVGFRETRKTVCTGVEMFKKQLDEGLAGDNAGLLLRGIAKEDVERGMVLAKPGSIKPHTDFKGEVYVLSKEEGGRHTPFFNGYRPQFYFRTTDVTGSAKLPAGTEMCMPGDNIQLEITLHTPVAMEKGLRFAIREGGRTVGAGTISEIIK
- the rpsJ gene encoding 30S ribosomal protein S10, with protein sequence MAGQRIRIRLKAYDYRVLDTSTGEIVETAKRTGAQVAGPIPLPTMKNKYCVLRSPHVDKKSREAFEIRTHKRLIDILEPTQQTVDALMKLDLPAGVDVEIKTVQK
- the rplC gene encoding 50S ribosomal protein L3 → MSVVGILGKKVGMTQIFDERGDVHPVTVLKAGPCVITQLKTLAKDGYEAAQIGYVDFVKASKINKAMTGHFAKFNVPPVKMIKEVALEAVKTAEGDEVVTAKAGDRVLVDIFNEERFVDVIGTSKGRGFAGVIRRHGFGGGPKSHGHMFQVQGSIGASSFPSRVFPGQRMPGHMGHAQITVRNLRIRGIDLDDNLLLVEGAVPGPRDGFVLISKAKAPPRERRGFAGAATKDALKASKKAAPSKKK
- the rplD gene encoding 50S ribosomal protein L4 gives rise to the protein MANINVVNLAGAKVGEFELVDEVFSAEINDGLLWESVKHYRAALRQGTAATKNRNQVSGAGKKLWKQKGTGRARVGSIRTPLWRGGGTVHGPKPRSYEYAFPQKKLMGALRSAISAKINDGKFTVVDSFEIPEAKTKLFRTALNKLEAGKTTLLVESSRKLDEKLYLGSRNLQGVELVLSSEVHPYDLLRYEHAVFSKDAIEALQETLKKFVSKRSKAAAQKEVA
- a CDS encoding 50S ribosomal protein L23; this translates as MPTLYTVIRRPLITEKGMTVKETQNTLVFEVALKATKTEVKQAVETLFKVKVTGVRTSTVEGKERRRGKFAGFRPDWKKAYVRLKDGEKMPEYLNSL
- the rplB gene encoding 50S ribosomal protein L2; protein product: MPIKSFRPITPSLRFATKLVNDDITTDKPHKPLLGVKQRTGGRNNNGGLTMRHHGGGHKQKLRLIDFKRDKFGIPGTVATVEYDPNRSSRIALIHYADGEKRYIIQPIGLTVGQSIMSGPEADILVGNALPLKFIPTGTIVHNIELRPGKGAQMARSAGAQVNLIAKEGDYALLKLPSGETRRVLVECMATIGQVGNTDHENVTIGKAGRNRWKGIRPSNRGVSMNPVDHPHGGGEGKTSGGRHPVTPWGQPTRGYKTRNNKRTDVFIVKRRTK
- the rpsS gene encoding 30S ribosomal protein S19, translated to MSRSAKKGPFIDDHLMKKIVGMNQVNDKKVLRTWSRRSTIHPDFVGHTIAVHNGRKFIPVYVTENMVGHKLGEFSATRTFKGHSARAAETSAKPK
- the rplV gene encoding 50S ribosomal protein L22 is translated as MAKAAEKIREFRAEAKFQRTSPQKAKLVLDLIKGLRVEQALNTVHFSTKRMAPVVEKVLRSAIQNATYVSQEQGLDVDVDNLYVRTAIANEGPRMKRIRPAPMGRAFRYQRRLAHIIVTVAEKKSATAISAAADATPAPAKKKGTKKTATKTAAKPAVKKAAAKKPAAKKAAK
- the rpsC gene encoding 30S ribosomal protein S3, producing MGQKVHPYGLRLGINKPWKSRWFVERGYDKLLVEDVKLKAELREKLKAAGVSSVEVERPGNKLRLIIRTARPGIIIGRKGAEIDKLKADIQKRTSREVFIDILEVNKPELDAQLVAENIALQLEKRVSFRRAMRKSVDSALRFGCKGIKVRVSGRLNGNEIARSEWYLQGRLPLHTLRADIDYGFAEAHTTYGIIGVKTWVYRGDIYEQKKRRDQGVTTGAFAS